TTCCTTCGCCGCTGGCCCTCGCTGCAGGCGGCCCGCGAGGCGGACCCCGAGGAGATGGCGGCCTTCTACCGCAGCTCCCACTGCTCGCGCAGGGACGTGATCGAGGAGCGCCTGCGGGTGGTGGCCGAGTCCGTCGTCCTGACCGACGACCCCGCGATCATGGACGTCATGGAGCTTCGAATCTCCAGCTGCCTGGACCACATCGAGGCCTGCTCGAGGGCCATCGCGAGATACGACCAGGAGCTGGCCCGGCGCTACGCCGAGTCGGAGGACAAGCCGATCTTCGACAGCCTTCCCGGAGCCGGTCCGGCTCTAGGGCCGCGGCTGCTCTCGGCCATGGGCGAGGACCGCTCCCGCTACTCCAGCCGCGAGGCCCTGCAGCGCTACAGCGGGGTCGCCCCCGTTACCCAGAGCAGCGGCAAGAAGCGCATCGTGCACCGCCGCTACTCCCGGCCGAGGTTCCTGATGCAGACCTTCGTGGAGTTCGCCGGCGAGTCGATAAAGTGGAGCTCCTGGGCGTCCGCGTTCTGGAGGATGAAGAAGGCCGCGGGAATGACCTACAACTGCGCCATGCGGGAGCTGGCCTACAAGTGGCAGAGGATAATATACCGGATGTGGAAGACTCGAACCGCCTACGACGAAGGGCTCT
This DNA window, taken from Pelagicoccus enzymogenes, encodes the following:
- a CDS encoding IS110 family transposase, producing the protein MKEKPLDFAIGIDRSDATLDVCLASLRAGSSPRFDKLANSPDELGAWLARLRSEHPEARVAVAFEMPAPDLVAFLCPRGWLEVYALNPSVPARFRKAFNGSGAKSDLLDCEVLAQLLASHRDKLRAHRLDSAAMRRIDSLSKARRGEVDRQVEQCNRLKSLLKSSFPQALALLGRDLHAPMAIGFLRRWPSLQAAREADPEEMAAFYRSSHCSRRDVIEERLRVVAESVVLTDDPAIMDVMELRISSCLDHIEACSRAIARYDQELARRYAESEDKPIFDSLPGAGPALGPRLLSAMGEDRSRYSSREALQRYSGVAPVTQSSGKKRIVHRRYSRPRFLMQTFVEFAGESIKWSSWASAFWRMKKAAGMTYNCAMRELAYKWQRIIYRMWKTRTAYDEGLYIERLKAKGSPICAYLQDSMKN